A window from Thiomonas sp. FB-Cd encodes these proteins:
- a CDS encoding efflux RND transporter periplasmic adaptor subunit: MASQSGFIRTRWVVTLGIVLFFGFAGAGWWATHPKTQVVYVTALAARGAVARTVTATGTVNPVLTVIVGTYVSGVIQSQYCDYNTKVRKGQLCAKIDPRPYQTIVDENMAQLAVARAQLVKDQANVEYTRINFKRLVGLVGRGVVSQDAVDQAKSAVDQGAAQVQLDKATVQEREASLEAAKVNLGYTDIVSPVDGTVVSRNVTIGQTVAASFQTPTLFLIATDLTRMQVDANVSESDIATIKDGDKASFTVEAYSGRLFPGRVVQVRQAPQSVQNVITYDVVVALNNTDLLLKPGMTATVGIVTAERDSVLRVPDQALRYLPTGASVAPKSSKGLTRVWVLRDGRPVAVSIKTGLDDDTYTEVVGGDLKAGDRVIVGEQRAGAATQGGASVRFGL; this comes from the coding sequence GTGGCAAGCCAAAGCGGCTTTATACGTACGCGCTGGGTCGTGACTCTTGGCATCGTTTTGTTTTTCGGGTTTGCGGGCGCCGGTTGGTGGGCCACACATCCCAAGACGCAAGTGGTTTACGTTACTGCACTTGCGGCGCGAGGTGCAGTGGCACGCACCGTTACGGCAACCGGAACGGTGAATCCTGTGCTCACGGTGATCGTGGGCACTTACGTTTCAGGCGTGATCCAGTCCCAATACTGCGACTACAACACCAAAGTCAGAAAAGGACAACTGTGCGCAAAAATTGATCCGCGCCCCTATCAGACGATTGTCGACGAGAACATGGCTCAGCTTGCGGTGGCACGGGCGCAGCTCGTGAAGGACCAAGCCAACGTCGAGTACACAAGGATCAATTTCAAACGCTTGGTGGGGCTTGTTGGCCGAGGTGTGGTTTCGCAGGATGCGGTTGACCAGGCAAAAAGCGCTGTGGACCAGGGCGCGGCTCAGGTCCAACTGGACAAAGCGACGGTGCAGGAGCGTGAGGCTTCGCTCGAGGCTGCCAAGGTCAACCTCGGCTACACGGATATAGTGTCGCCAGTTGACGGCACGGTTGTTTCGCGCAATGTCACCATCGGGCAGACTGTGGCCGCCAGTTTCCAGACGCCCACGCTATTCCTTATTGCCACCGATCTCACGCGAATGCAAGTTGACGCCAATGTCAGCGAAAGTGATATCGCTACGATCAAAGATGGTGATAAGGCGAGCTTTACCGTGGAGGCATACTCGGGCCGCCTGTTTCCGGGACGAGTCGTGCAGGTTCGCCAAGCGCCACAGTCGGTCCAAAACGTCATTACCTATGACGTGGTCGTTGCTTTGAACAATACCGATTTGCTGCTCAAGCCTGGAATGACGGCCACAGTGGGCATTGTGACCGCTGAGCGCGATAGTGTGCTGCGCGTGCCCGATCAGGCACTGCGTTATTTGCCGACAGGCGCCAGCGTCGCGCCCAAGTCCAGCAAGGGACTCACCAGGGTTTGGGTATTGCGAGACGGACGCCCTGTAGCCGTGTCGATCAAGACCGGTCTCGATGACGATACGTATACGGAGGTCGTTGGCGGCGACCTCAAGGCCGGGGATCGCGTGATTGTCGGCGAGCAGCGTGCGGGTGCTGCGACCCAGGGTGGCGCATCGGTGCGCTTCGGGCTTTAG
- a CDS encoding ABC transporter permease gives MAAPVIELRDVSRVYRVGDTEVRALDGVNLLIERGEFVAIMGSSGSGKSTLMHVCGCLDRPTGGQYLLEGVDAVRLSETELARIRSERIGFVFQSFNLLARTSAIENVALPLFYAASGPARRSERVARARESLQTLGLSGREDNTPSQLSGGQQQRVAIARALINRPSLLLADEPTGNLDTRTSHEIMQTLRALNRQQAVTVLLVTHERDIADYADRVVTMRDGKIISDERNVAPAGGGLAPSVAEISASGANPTAGGLADTLRKTPSLGFTTMILAAAAQAIVRNKMRSALTMLGVFIGVAALIAMVAVGQGANAAVRKQIESLGTNLLVVIPGATTSSGARAGSGSASTLTVTDAQALRRDDPAVDQIAYMIRQASQVQYGGQNWSTVIQGVTPSYLPMTNWQIAAGRTLERTDETGASMVAVIGNTVYRQLFRPYENPIGAHILIKGRSLQVVGLLVSKGQTPFGQDQDDLVMIPFTTAQQKVLGVAAPSQAQNLATTTISGASVPVNTTASAFPAPPNPYNIPPRLAGYVNTIFVQATGAGQVSAALTQVRETLMRRHRIGPGATPDFSVRNLSQIAQTAESSSRIMALLLAVVASISLIVGGIGIMNILLVSVTERTREIGLRMAIGARRVHVLLQFLAEAVFVSVTGGVAGIVFGIAVSALVSAVAHWPILLSPGAIAGGFVFSAAVGIFFGYYPARKASRLNPIEALRYE, from the coding sequence ATGGCCGCGCCCGTGATCGAACTCCGGGACGTTTCACGCGTCTATCGCGTGGGCGACACGGAGGTGCGCGCACTCGATGGCGTGAATCTTTTGATCGAACGTGGTGAGTTCGTCGCCATCATGGGTTCGTCGGGCTCCGGAAAATCGACGCTGATGCACGTGTGCGGATGCCTCGATCGTCCTACGGGCGGCCAATACCTGCTTGAGGGTGTGGACGCCGTGCGTCTGAGCGAAACGGAACTCGCGCGCATCCGCAGTGAGCGCATCGGTTTCGTGTTCCAGAGCTTTAACCTGCTCGCACGCACAAGCGCCATCGAGAATGTTGCCCTGCCACTGTTCTACGCGGCATCCGGCCCCGCGCGGCGGTCGGAGCGCGTGGCCCGTGCACGGGAGTCGCTCCAGACGCTAGGCCTGAGCGGACGCGAAGACAACACTCCTAGCCAACTCTCGGGTGGACAGCAGCAACGCGTGGCCATTGCCCGTGCGCTCATCAATCGTCCCAGCCTTTTGCTGGCGGATGAACCCACTGGAAACCTCGACACGCGAACCTCCCACGAGATCATGCAGACACTGCGCGCTCTCAATCGGCAGCAAGCAGTCACCGTGCTGCTGGTGACCCACGAGCGCGATATTGCCGACTATGCGGATCGTGTCGTCACCATGCGCGATGGCAAGATCATTTCTGATGAACGCAATGTGGCTCCAGCCGGCGGTGGGTTGGCCCCAAGTGTTGCGGAAATCTCGGCAAGCGGGGCCAACCCCACCGCAGGTGGACTCGCCGACACGCTGCGCAAGACGCCGTCCCTGGGCTTCACCACCATGATTCTGGCAGCTGCCGCGCAGGCGATCGTCCGCAACAAGATGCGCTCAGCGTTGACCATGCTGGGCGTTTTCATTGGGGTGGCCGCACTCATCGCGATGGTCGCCGTGGGGCAGGGGGCTAATGCCGCTGTACGCAAGCAAATCGAAAGCCTCGGCACTAACTTGCTGGTTGTCATTCCTGGGGCGACCACCAGTAGCGGAGCGCGCGCCGGATCGGGCAGTGCCTCGACGTTGACAGTGACTGATGCTCAGGCTCTGCGCCGAGATGACCCAGCAGTGGACCAGATCGCCTACATGATCCGGCAAGCTAGCCAAGTGCAGTACGGGGGACAGAATTGGTCGACAGTGATCCAGGGCGTTACACCCAGCTACCTGCCGATGACGAACTGGCAGATCGCGGCAGGCCGCACACTGGAGCGCACCGACGAGACAGGCGCGTCCATGGTTGCAGTGATCGGCAACACTGTTTATCGCCAGTTATTCCGTCCCTACGAGAACCCCATCGGCGCCCATATCCTGATCAAGGGGCGCAGCCTGCAAGTTGTGGGATTGCTGGTGTCAAAGGGCCAGACTCCCTTCGGGCAGGACCAGGATGATTTGGTGATGATCCCCTTCACGACTGCGCAGCAAAAGGTATTGGGCGTCGCCGCACCGAGCCAGGCGCAAAACCTGGCAACAACGACGATATCGGGTGCGAGTGTGCCGGTCAATACGACGGCATCGGCATTCCCCGCACCGCCTAATCCCTACAACATCCCACCACGCCTCGCCGGATACGTGAACACTATCTTTGTGCAGGCCACGGGCGCTGGACAGGTTTCGGCTGCACTGACGCAGGTTCGCGAGACATTGATGCGTCGCCACCGGATTGGACCGGGCGCCACACCCGATTTCTCCGTGCGCAACCTTAGCCAAATCGCGCAGACTGCCGAAAGTTCATCCAGGATTATGGCGCTGCTGCTGGCCGTGGTGGCATCGATTTCCCTGATCGTGGGCGGCATTGGGATCATGAACATTCTGCTTGTCTCAGTGACCGAGCGCACACGCGAGATCGGCCTGCGCATGGCGATCGGTGCCAGGCGCGTGCATGTGCTGCTGCAGTTCCTAGCCGAAGCGGTGTTCGTGAGTGTCACTGGGGGAGTGGCCGGCATCGTCTTTGGCATCGCAGTCTCAGCGCTTGTCTCGGCTGTGGCGCACTGGCCCATACTGCTTTCGCCCGGTGCCATCGCAGGGGGGTTTGTGTTTTCGGCCGCGGTCGGCATTTTCTTCGGCTATTACCCGGCGCGCAAGGCCTCACGTCTGAACCCAATCGAGGCCCTTCGTTATGAATAA
- a CDS encoding efflux transporter outer membrane subunit encodes MNKLRKGLWAVLGTLGLTACAVGPDFKAPPAPTQKAYTARPVTLSQAGTALPEQSLTIGATVSTQWWRQFKSSTLDTTVALAVSDSPTLEQARATLAQAQQSLRAAQAALYPQFDLGAGVSRARSPAANGSGSSDLFSVGPLVSYNVDGFGGTRRLIEEQSAVADVQRAQLAAARLALTGNVVAQAIGIAAARDQTAAVEAVLAVDQQNVELVRLSVQSGIAAAADLVAAQSQLAADETLLPPLRQQRAAAEHALAMLVGRSAATWTVPQFGFETLILPANLPVVVPSALVRVRPDIRAAEAQLHVASAAIGVATAALYPQISLSASWTQQAATMGALFDGTNGLWAVAASLTAPIFHGGALRAQQQAAIDAFNAQLAAYRQTVLVAFNQVADVMQALEHDAQLIAAQRRSLDAASESLRLARDSYAAGAGSFLQVLAAQRIYQQARLGYARAISQRYIDTALFFAAMGGGAAQPPASPPD; translated from the coding sequence ATGAATAAGCTGCGCAAAGGACTGTGGGCAGTGCTGGGTACGCTGGGATTGACCGCTTGCGCTGTCGGCCCAGACTTTAAGGCGCCTCCGGCACCGACGCAAAAGGCCTACACAGCGCGGCCGGTCACGCTTTCGCAGGCTGGCACGGCTCTTCCGGAGCAAAGCCTGACTATCGGCGCAACGGTTTCCACGCAGTGGTGGCGTCAATTTAAGTCTTCCACGCTTGATACAACCGTGGCGCTGGCTGTAAGCGATAGCCCGACGCTCGAGCAGGCTCGCGCTACGCTCGCTCAGGCGCAGCAGTCCTTGCGTGCGGCGCAGGCAGCCTTGTATCCGCAGTTCGATCTCGGGGCAGGCGTCAGCCGTGCCCGCTCACCTGCAGCTAATGGCTCCGGCAGCAGTGACCTGTTCAGCGTTGGTCCACTCGTGAGCTACAACGTTGATGGTTTCGGCGGCACACGGCGGCTCATTGAGGAGCAAAGCGCGGTCGCCGATGTGCAGCGAGCGCAGCTCGCTGCTGCACGCCTCGCTCTAACCGGAAACGTCGTGGCTCAAGCTATCGGTATCGCTGCAGCGCGCGACCAAACAGCGGCCGTCGAGGCAGTGTTAGCGGTCGACCAGCAAAACGTTGAGCTGGTGCGGCTGTCGGTGCAGTCGGGAATTGCCGCCGCAGCTGATCTCGTCGCGGCACAAAGCCAGCTCGCCGCTGACGAAACCCTGCTTCCGCCGCTGCGGCAGCAGCGCGCTGCTGCCGAGCACGCGCTGGCGATGCTGGTCGGCCGTTCCGCCGCGACTTGGACGGTTCCGCAATTCGGCTTCGAAACGCTCATCTTGCCCGCGAATCTTCCGGTTGTGGTCCCTTCTGCTTTGGTTCGTGTGCGCCCCGATATCCGCGCTGCCGAAGCGCAGTTGCACGTGGCCAGCGCGGCCATCGGCGTCGCCACGGCAGCGCTGTATCCGCAGATTTCCCTATCGGCATCGTGGACGCAGCAGGCGGCGACGATGGGCGCGTTGTTTGATGGAACCAACGGTTTATGGGCTGTGGCGGCGAGTCTGACGGCGCCGATCTTCCATGGCGGTGCCCTCAGAGCGCAGCAGCAGGCTGCGATCGATGCTTTCAATGCGCAACTTGCCGCATATCGCCAGACCGTGCTTGTGGCGTTTAACCAAGTGGCCGATGTCATGCAGGCTCTCGAGCATGACGCACAGCTGATTGCTGCACAGCGCAGGTCGCTCGACGCCGCATCCGAGTCATTGCGTCTAGCGCGTGACAGCTACGCTGCAGGCGCAGGAAGCTTTCTTCAGGTGCTTGCCGCGCAGCGCATCTATCAACAGGCACGATTAGGGTACGCCCGCGCCATCAGCCAACGCTACATCGATACGGCACTGTTTTTCGCGGCCATGGGAGGCGGGGCTGCCCAGCCTCCAGCGAGCCCCCCCGATTAA